Proteins encoded within one genomic window of Mesorhizobium sp. AR10:
- a CDS encoding 5-(carboxyamino)imidazole ribonucleotide synthase encodes MSLPAGSTIGIIGGGQLGRMLAMAAARLGYRTVVLEPQADCPAAQLANRQITAAYDDTAALAELAAASAVVTYEFENVPVAAANSLAATVPVYPPARALEVAQDRMAEKKFLNGIGIPTADFCPVDNDDELTAALKKFDGSGILKTRRMGYDGKGQRVFRNMEAGGFAGTCETMGNVPLILESFVAFEREISVIAARGLDGSLAAYDPAENVHRHGILHTSTLPAGIKSETAAAAQAAAAKILAALDYVGVIGVEFFVLADGSLLANEIAPRVHNSGHWTEAACIVSQFEQHIRAVAGLPLGNPGRHSNCVMENLIGDDILRVPALLAEPDLMLHLYGKAEARPGRKMGHFTQTSRRG; translated from the coding sequence GTGAGCTTGCCGGCGGGGTCGACCATCGGCATCATTGGCGGCGGCCAGCTCGGCCGCATGCTGGCCATGGCAGCGGCGCGCCTAGGCTACCGCACGGTCGTACTGGAGCCGCAAGCCGACTGTCCGGCCGCACAGCTTGCCAACCGGCAGATAACAGCCGCCTATGACGATACCGCCGCCCTCGCCGAACTGGCTGCGGCCAGCGCCGTCGTCACCTACGAATTCGAAAACGTTCCGGTCGCGGCCGCCAATTCGCTTGCCGCCACGGTCCCGGTCTATCCGCCGGCGCGCGCGCTGGAAGTGGCGCAAGACCGCATGGCGGAGAAGAAATTCCTCAACGGCATCGGCATACCAACCGCCGATTTCTGCCCCGTCGACAATGACGACGAACTGACGGCGGCGCTGAAAAAGTTCGACGGCAGCGGCATATTGAAGACCCGGCGCATGGGCTATGACGGCAAGGGCCAGCGAGTCTTCCGCAACATGGAAGCGGGCGGCTTTGCCGGCACCTGCGAGACGATGGGCAACGTGCCGCTGATCCTCGAATCCTTCGTCGCCTTCGAGCGCGAGATTTCGGTGATCGCGGCGCGTGGGCTGGACGGTTCGCTCGCTGCCTACGATCCAGCCGAGAATGTCCACCGCCACGGCATCCTTCACACCTCGACCCTGCCGGCCGGAATAAAATCCGAGACAGCGGCTGCGGCGCAGGCCGCGGCGGCAAAGATACTTGCAGCACTCGATTATGTCGGCGTCATCGGCGTCGAGTTCTTTGTCCTTGCCGATGGGTCGCTGCTGGCCAATGAAATCGCGCCACGCGTCCACAATTCCGGCCACTGGACGGAAGCCGCCTGCATCGTCTCGCAATTCGAACAGCATATTCGCGCGGTCGCCGGGCTGCCGCTGGGAAATCCCGGCCGCCATTCCAACTGTGTCATGGAAAACCTGATCGGCGACGATATCCTGCGCGTTCCGGCCCTGCTCGCCGAGCCCGATCTGATGCTGCATCTCTACGGCAAGGCCGAGGCGCGCCCTGGCCGCAAGATGGGACATTTCACCCAGACCAGCCGGCGCGGCTGA
- a CDS encoding ABC transporter permease subunit (The N-terminal region of this protein, as described by TIGR01726, is a three transmembrane segment that identifies a subfamily of ABC transporter permease subunits, which specificities that include histidine, arginine, glutamine, glutamate, L-cystine (sic), the opines (in Agrobacterium) octopine and nopaline, etc.) translates to MLTQIAYALPFLAQGFALTLWVSLLVVVFSLVAGVMMGVGLVYGPAPLRWVVRIFSDTIRGIPILVLIFFVYYGLPAVGIHLESFWAAVLALTLFKTAQVVEYLRGAIGSIPKGQSEAAMAIGLTFSHRCGQGQRAGLAAWHHRPDAGHQSGHRPHL, encoded by the coding sequence ATGCTGACCCAGATCGCTTACGCCTTGCCTTTCCTGGCCCAGGGTTTCGCCTTGACGCTGTGGGTGTCGCTGCTGGTCGTGGTCTTCTCGCTCGTGGCCGGCGTGATGATGGGTGTCGGCCTTGTCTATGGCCCTGCGCCCTTGCGCTGGGTGGTGCGTATCTTCAGCGACACCATCCGCGGCATTCCGATCCTGGTGCTGATCTTCTTCGTCTATTACGGCCTGCCTGCCGTCGGGATCCATCTGGAGTCGTTCTGGGCGGCCGTGCTGGCGCTCACTCTCTTCAAGACGGCGCAGGTCGTCGAATATTTGCGCGGCGCGATCGGCTCGATACCGAAAGGGCAGTCGGAAGCCGCCATGGCGATCGGGCTCACCTTTAGCCACCGATGCGGTCAAGGGCAGCGCGCTGGTCTCGCTGCTTGGCATCACCGACCTGATGCAGGCCATCAATCAGGTCATCGGCCGCACCTATGA
- the ispG gene encoding flavodoxin-dependent (E)-4-hydroxy-3-methylbut-2-enyl-diphosphate synthase — MTGYFSSPFPRRTSVGVDVGGVIVGGGAPVVVQSMTNTDTADIDQTVAQVAALHRAGSEIVRITVDRDESAAAVPAIRDRLQRLGIDVPLVGDFHYIGHKLLADHPACAEALAKYRINPGNVGFKDKKDRQFADIVEMAIKYDKPVRIGVNWGSLDQELLTRLMDDNQAQGFPLTAQEVTREAIVQSAILSAEMAEEIGLGREKIILSAKVSGVQDLIAVYTELATRSNHALHLGLTEAGMGSKGIVASSAAMGILLQQGIGDTIRISLTPEPNGDRTREVRVSQELLQTMGFRQFVPIVAACPGCGRTTSTVFQELAQNIQADLRKNMPVWREKYPGVENLKVAVMGCIVNGPGESKHADIGISLPGTGETPTAPVFVDGKKAATLRGPSIAADFEKMVADYIEQRFGQHGKAAAE, encoded by the coding sequence ATGACCGGATATTTTTCTTCTCCTTTCCCGCGCCGCACCTCGGTTGGCGTCGATGTCGGCGGCGTGATCGTCGGCGGCGGCGCACCGGTCGTCGTGCAATCGATGACCAACACCGATACCGCCGATATCGACCAGACCGTCGCGCAAGTTGCGGCGCTGCATCGCGCCGGCTCCGAAATCGTGCGCATCACCGTCGACCGCGACGAGAGCGCTGCCGCCGTGCCGGCCATTCGCGACCGCTTGCAAAGGCTCGGCATCGACGTGCCGTTGGTCGGCGATTTCCATTATATCGGCCACAAGCTGCTGGCAGATCATCCGGCTTGTGCCGAGGCGCTGGCCAAATACCGCATCAACCCCGGCAATGTCGGCTTCAAGGACAAGAAGGATCGGCAGTTTGCTGATATCGTCGAGATGGCGATCAAGTACGACAAGCCGGTGCGCATCGGGGTCAATTGGGGTTCGCTCGACCAGGAACTTCTGACCCGGCTCATGGACGACAACCAGGCGCAAGGCTTTCCGCTGACCGCACAGGAAGTCACCCGCGAAGCGATCGTGCAGTCGGCGATCCTGTCGGCGGAGATGGCCGAGGAGATCGGCCTTGGCCGCGAGAAGATCATCCTCTCGGCCAAGGTCAGCGGCGTACAGGACCTGATCGCCGTCTATACCGAGCTTGCCACGCGCTCCAACCACGCGCTGCATCTTGGCCTGACAGAGGCCGGCATGGGTTCGAAAGGCATCGTCGCCTCGTCCGCCGCGATGGGCATTCTTCTCCAGCAAGGTATTGGCGACACCATCCGCATCTCGCTGACGCCGGAGCCGAATGGCGACCGCACACGCGAGGTGCGGGTGTCGCAGGAACTGTTGCAGACCATGGGCTTCCGGCAGTTCGTGCCGATCGTCGCCGCCTGTCCCGGTTGCGGCCGCACGACATCGACCGTGTTCCAGGAACTCGCGCAGAACATCCAGGCCGATCTCAGGAAGAACATGCCGGTGTGGCGTGAAAAATATCCCGGCGTCGAGAACCTCAAGGTCGCGGTGATGGGCTGCATCGTCAACGGGCCTGGGGAATCCAAGCACGCCGATATCGGCATTTCGCTGCCCGGTACCGGCGAGACGCCGACGGCGCCGGTGTTCGTCGATGGCAAGAAGGCGGCAACACTGCGTGGCCCGTCGATCGCCGCCGACTTCGAGAAGATGGTCGCCGATTATATCGAGCAGCGGTTCGGGCAACACGGCAAGGCCGCAGCGGAATGA
- a CDS encoding RidA family protein, which produces MTPYIRLANLGLKLPEPPRPIANFVTHAESGRLIFLSGQGPLRADGTLYTGKVGDDVTVEEAYGHARLTGLNLLAVMHAAAGDLGRIVRIVKLLGFVNAIPTFSDHPKVVNGCSDLFADVFDNIGGHARSAIGVGSLPGNITVEIEAVVEIAA; this is translated from the coding sequence ATGACGCCCTACATCCGGCTCGCCAACTTGGGCCTGAAGTTGCCCGAGCCGCCGAGACCCATCGCCAACTTCGTCACTCACGCCGAAAGCGGACGGCTGATCTTCCTGTCCGGCCAGGGGCCATTGCGCGCCGATGGCACGCTCTACACCGGCAAGGTGGGCGACGATGTCACGGTCGAGGAAGCCTATGGCCATGCCCGTCTCACCGGCTTGAACCTGCTCGCTGTCATGCACGCAGCCGCGGGCGACCTCGGCCGCATCGTGCGCATCGTCAAGCTGCTTGGCTTCGTCAATGCTATCCCGACGTTCAGCGACCACCCCAAGGTGGTCAACGGCTGTTCCGATCTTTTTGCCGATGTTTTCGATAATATCGGCGGGCACGCCCGCTCGGCAATCGGCGTCGGCTCCTTGCCGGGCAACATCACGGTCGAAATCGAGGCGGTCGTCGAGATCGCCGCCTGA
- a CDS encoding IclR family transcriptional regulator codes for MQDGNALAARLDLVPDEDKISSSREKGLTRVLQILEFLHTTQRAIGIGDLAKGVNAPRSTTYTLVRSLVDAGLLEMAGDGNRVYFGKKLYLYGMDYVRGNDLLRRGRQEVDNLSRETGETSELCMLQSGRYTIVHSSPGTRPFRISSATGLQIPLPWTASGRLLLAGFERAVIEDMVSKDDLVLPDGRKLKLDDFIADIAVAETAGYCVTSGLVDAYTKCLAAPVLSASGKVEATMCLVVPIDTSKEKTGELITLLRERARKLSIAG; via the coding sequence ATGCAAGATGGCAATGCCTTGGCAGCTCGTCTGGATCTCGTGCCGGACGAAGACAAGATTTCGAGCTCCCGCGAGAAGGGCCTCACCCGGGTGCTTCAGATTCTGGAGTTTCTGCACACGACCCAGCGCGCGATCGGCATTGGCGACCTCGCCAAGGGCGTGAATGCGCCGCGCTCGACGACCTATACGCTGGTGCGCTCGCTGGTGGATGCAGGCCTGCTGGAAATGGCCGGTGACGGCAATCGCGTCTACTTCGGCAAGAAGCTCTATCTCTACGGAATGGACTATGTGCGAGGCAACGACCTGCTCAGGAGAGGGCGTCAGGAGGTCGACAATCTGTCGCGCGAGACTGGTGAGACCTCCGAATTGTGCATGCTGCAAAGCGGCCGCTACACGATCGTTCACTCAAGTCCGGGCACAAGGCCGTTCCGGATCAGCTCGGCCACAGGTTTGCAGATACCACTCCCCTGGACCGCTTCGGGACGGCTGCTTCTGGCGGGTTTCGAACGGGCCGTGATCGAAGACATGGTGTCCAAAGACGATCTCGTGCTGCCGGATGGTCGCAAGCTGAAGTTGGACGACTTCATCGCCGACATAGCCGTCGCCGAGACGGCCGGCTATTGCGTCACGTCGGGCCTTGTCGACGCTTACACAAAATGCCTTGCCGCCCCGGTGCTTTCGGCCTCAGGCAAGGTCGAGGCGACGATGTGCCTGGTGGTCCCCATCGACACCTCAAAGGAGAAGACCGGCGAGCTCATCACCCTGTTGCGTGAACGCGCAAGAAAGCTCTCGATCGCGGGATAG
- a CDS encoding lysozyme inhibitor LprI family protein, whose product MRRIFLPAFLVVLAAASAAHADDCDRNDDSQQMMTICAGADYGAADARLNKAYKDLVGRNDDKTNKLLQTAQRAWIIFRDAECAYSTADSEGGSIHPMEVSECLTRLTNDRIKQLTSGANCEEGDASCASPDEDEGDDPQ is encoded by the coding sequence ATGCGCCGAATTTTTCTGCCCGCCTTTCTCGTCGTCCTGGCGGCAGCCTCGGCCGCCCATGCGGACGATTGCGACCGCAACGACGACAGCCAGCAGATGATGACCATCTGTGCCGGTGCCGACTATGGCGCGGCCGACGCCAGGCTCAACAAGGCCTACAAGGATCTGGTCGGTCGCAATGACGACAAGACGAACAAGCTGCTGCAAACAGCGCAGCGCGCGTGGATAATTTTCCGCGACGCCGAGTGCGCCTATTCGACAGCGGACAGCGAGGGCGGTTCCATCCATCCGATGGAGGTTTCGGAATGCCTGACGCGGTTGACCAATGATCGCATCAAGCAGCTTACCTCCGGTGCAAACTGCGAGGAAGGCGATGCCAGCTGCGCCAGCCCTGACGAGGACGAGGGCGACGACCCACAATAA
- a CDS encoding transporter substrate-binding domain-containing protein, which yields MNDTSKRRDFLKLGMAGLATAGVMSAATAVDVQKAAAQAAPDSLLRTVLERGKVIVGTGSTNAPWHFENDAGELVGMDITMGRILAKGLFDDPTKVEFVMQDPAQRIPNVTTNKVDITIQFMTMSAQRSQLINFSRPYYVEGVALLTLPTAENKTFDKLLTGGAATRISILQNVDAEASVHIVLPESQVMQIDTQANVLQALESKRVDAAAVDLSTVRWLASRNPDKYFDAGKSWFSMLYGAALRQGDLDWLTFVNQTFTIAMFGHETALYDAAFKDYFGQEPPARHPGFPVI from the coding sequence GTGAACGACACATCCAAGAGACGTGATTTTCTGAAACTGGGAATGGCCGGGCTCGCAACCGCTGGCGTGATGAGCGCGGCAACAGCGGTCGATGTTCAGAAGGCGGCTGCCCAGGCGGCACCCGACAGCCTGCTGCGCACCGTTCTCGAGCGCGGCAAGGTGATCGTCGGCACCGGCAGCACCAACGCACCCTGGCACTTCGAAAACGACGCCGGCGAACTCGTCGGCATGGACATCACCATGGGGCGGATTCTCGCCAAGGGACTTTTTGACGATCCGACCAAGGTCGAATTCGTCATGCAGGATCCGGCGCAGCGCATTCCCAATGTGACCACCAACAAGGTCGACATCACCATCCAGTTCATGACCATGAGCGCCCAGCGTTCGCAGCTGATCAACTTCTCCCGACCCTACTACGTCGAAGGCGTCGCTCTGCTGACCCTGCCGACTGCCGAGAACAAGACCTTCGACAAACTGCTTACCGGCGGTGCCGCGACGCGGATTTCCATCCTGCAGAACGTCGATGCCGAAGCGTCTGTTCACATCGTGCTGCCGGAATCGCAGGTGATGCAGATAGACACCCAGGCCAACGTCTTGCAGGCCTTGGAATCGAAGCGCGTCGACGCGGCAGCGGTCGATCTGTCCACGGTACGCTGGCTCGCCTCGCGCAATCCGGACAAGTACTTCGACGCCGGCAAGAGCTGGTTCTCGATGCTTTACGGCGCAGCCCTGCGGCAAGGCGATCTCGACTGGCTGACCTTCGTCAACCAGACTTTCACCATCGCCATGTTCGGCCACGAAACGGCGCTCTACGACGCGGCGTTCAAGGATTACTTCGGGCAGGAGCCGCCGGCACGCCACCCGGGTTTCCCGGTCATCTGA
- the purE gene encoding 5-(carboxyamino)imidazole ribonucleotide mutase — MDDNRADVAIIMGSQSDWATMRHAAETLEALGIPHHRLIISAHRTPDRLYDFAKGAKAAGYKVIIAGAGGAAHLPGMTAAMTPLPVFGVPVESKALSGKDSLLSIVQMPAGIPVGTLAIGKAGAANAALLAAAVLALNDERLAARLDAWRATQTAKVAAEPTDAP, encoded by the coding sequence TTGGACGATAATCGCGCCGACGTCGCCATCATCATGGGCAGCCAGTCCGACTGGGCGACGATGCGCCATGCCGCCGAAACGCTGGAGGCGCTGGGCATCCCGCACCATCGGCTGATCATCTCGGCCCACCGCACCCCCGACCGGCTGTATGACTTCGCCAAGGGTGCCAAGGCGGCCGGCTATAAGGTGATCATTGCCGGGGCCGGCGGCGCCGCGCATTTGCCCGGCATGACGGCGGCGATGACGCCGCTGCCGGTTTTCGGCGTGCCGGTGGAATCGAAGGCGCTGTCCGGAAAGGACTCGCTGCTCTCCATCGTCCAGATGCCGGCCGGCATTCCGGTCGGCACTCTGGCCATCGGCAAGGCCGGTGCCGCCAACGCCGCCCTGCTGGCCGCTGCCGTCCTGGCGCTGAACGACGAAAGACTTGCAGCGCGGCTCGACGCCTGGCGTGCCACACAGACCGCCAAGGTCGCCGCCGAGCCGACGGACGCGCCGTGA
- a CDS encoding YdcH family protein, with protein MSLASHLDELQRKHGDIEREIDDAMNHPSVDDLEIVNLKRRKLALKDEIEKLKAKPTTH; from the coding sequence ATGTCTCTTGCATCCCATCTTGATGAGTTGCAGCGGAAACACGGCGACATCGAACGCGAAATCGATGATGCGATGAACCATCCATCGGTCGACGACCTCGAAATCGTGAATCTCAAGCGGCGCAAGCTGGCACTCAAGGACGAGATTGAAAAACTGAAAGCGAAACCGACGACACATTGA
- a CDS encoding tetratricopeptide repeat protein: MRILFAFLTSLFLSSAVLPAWADDPVDPPVAVTKEARIDQLFADLKRERNEKAAERISGRIWSEWFQSGSASVDLMMQWSQKAIENQKFDVALDFLDQVVTLQPTYAEGWNRRATVHYMMKNFGKSMSDIDRTLQLEPRHFGALSGLAQIMAVTGHKQSALDAWQRVLGIYPMMRNAQDQVATLSEELAGEGI, encoded by the coding sequence ATGCGGATTCTTTTTGCATTTCTAACCAGCCTTTTCCTCTCCAGCGCTGTCTTGCCCGCCTGGGCGGACGACCCGGTCGATCCACCGGTTGCCGTGACGAAAGAAGCCCGGATCGACCAGCTGTTCGCCGATCTGAAGCGCGAGCGCAATGAAAAGGCTGCCGAGCGCATTTCCGGGCGTATCTGGAGCGAGTGGTTCCAGTCCGGCAGCGCCTCGGTCGACTTGATGATGCAATGGTCGCAAAAGGCCATCGAGAACCAGAAGTTCGACGTCGCGCTCGATTTCCTCGATCAGGTGGTGACCTTGCAGCCGACCTATGCCGAAGGCTGGAACCGGCGCGCCACCGTGCACTACATGATGAAGAACTTCGGAAAATCGATGTCGGACATCGACCGTACGCTGCAATTGGAGCCGCGCCATTTCGGCGCGCTTTCGGGCTTGGCGCAGATCATGGCCGTAACCGGCCACAAGCAGTCGGCGCTCGATGCCTGGCAGCGTGTGCTGGGCATCTACCCGATGATGCGCAACGCCCAGGATCAGGTCGCCACGCTTTCTGAAGAGCTTGCCGGCGAAGGCATTTGA
- the ykgO gene encoding type B 50S ribosomal protein L36: MKIKNSLKALKARHRDNQLVRRKGRIYIINKTAPRYKARQG, translated from the coding sequence ATGAAGATCAAGAATTCGCTCAAGGCGCTGAAGGCGCGTCACCGCGACAACCAGCTGGTTCGCCGCAAGGGACGCATCTACATCATCAACAAGACCGCCCCGCGCTACAAGGCGCGCCAGGGCTGA
- a CDS encoding amino acid ABC transporter ATP-binding protein, with product MPTPANLALLDVSDVSKAFGAVAVLRSVSLQVTRGEVVTVIGPSGSGKTTLLRCVNFLESYDKGSIRIDGKEVGYRETGGRQRRSERDLAAMRAETGMVFQSFNLFPHLTAAGNIMLGLRKVRGKSEAEARAIAEHWLGRVGLSHKADSLPAELSGGQQQRVGIARAVAMEPKILLLDEITSALDPELVGEVLEVVRSLAEDGMTMLMVTHEMAFARDASSRIVFMADGGVSAVGPPAEILAAGFDNERLRSFLARFRASHF from the coding sequence ATGCCCACACCTGCCAACCTCGCACTTCTCGATGTCTCCGATGTGTCCAAGGCCTTCGGTGCCGTCGCAGTGCTGCGCTCCGTCAGCCTGCAGGTGACTCGCGGCGAAGTGGTGACCGTCATCGGGCCTTCCGGCAGCGGCAAGACCACGCTGCTGCGCTGCGTCAACTTCCTCGAAAGCTACGACAAGGGCTCCATCCGCATAGACGGCAAGGAGGTTGGCTACCGCGAGACGGGGGGACGCCAGCGTCGCAGCGAGCGCGACCTGGCCGCGATGCGCGCCGAGACCGGCATGGTGTTCCAGAGCTTCAACCTGTTTCCGCATCTGACGGCGGCCGGCAACATCATGCTCGGCCTGCGCAAGGTGCGCGGCAAGAGCGAAGCCGAGGCGCGCGCCATTGCCGAGCACTGGCTTGGCCGGGTCGGCCTCTCCCACAAGGCCGACAGCCTGCCGGCCGAGCTTTCCGGCGGCCAGCAGCAGCGCGTCGGTATCGCGCGCGCCGTGGCGATGGAGCCAAAGATCCTGCTGCTCGACGAAATAACCTCCGCGCTTGATCCCGAACTCGTCGGCGAGGTGCTCGAAGTCGTGCGCAGCCTGGCCGAAGACGGCATGACGATGCTGATGGTCACGCATGAAATGGCTTTTGCGCGCGACGCCTCGAGCCGCATCGTCTTCATGGCCGATGGCGGCGTCAGCGCGGTTGGCCCGCCTGCCGAGATTCTCGCGGCAGGTTTCGACAACGAACGCCTACGCAGCTTCCTGGCGCGGTTCCGCGCCTCGCATTTCTGA
- a CDS encoding cupin domain-containing protein, which translates to MTDKTILKFGAVDNAEAGDLAGWVVVEGKPTMKTAVQHTTADGKVLSGTWQATPGTYHATYSDYEFVHMIAGRIVITPDGGAPVEVGPGDAFVVEADFKGTWKIIEPVTKHFVVRVD; encoded by the coding sequence ATGACAGACAAGACCATCCTCAAATTCGGCGCCGTCGACAACGCCGAGGCCGGCGACCTCGCGGGCTGGGTCGTGGTCGAGGGCAAGCCGACCATGAAGACCGCCGTCCAGCACACCACGGCGGACGGCAAGGTGTTGTCCGGAACGTGGCAGGCGACCCCCGGCACATATCACGCCACCTACAGCGACTATGAGTTCGTGCACATGATCGCCGGTCGCATCGTCATCACGCCCGACGGCGGCGCCCCTGTCGAAGTCGGCCCCGGCGATGCCTTCGTGGTGGAAGCCGATTTCAAGGGAACATGGAAGATCATCGAGCCGGTGACCAAGCATTTCGTCGTCAGGGTCGACTGA
- a CDS encoding aminotransferase class V-fold PLP-dependent enzyme — MTIYSADRSNTTIRERLGLRPIINVSGTMTTLGASIIVPEAIRAMSDIASQWVEMDDLQRAASTIIARLTGGEAGFITACCASGITMAIAGTMTGTNLLAIERLPDNTESLKSEVIVQLGHIVNYGAPIDQSIRLAGAKTIPAGTVSVTQDYHVRDAICERTAAGLYVVAHHTVQYGMLSLEEFCEICHAKGVPVIVDAASEYDLRSFLARGADIVIYSGHKFLSGPTSGIVTGRKDLVRTAYLQNRGVARAMKVGKESIAGTMAALEAWEKRDHAGIRQREDVALHLWRDTLQGLPGIVAHIIPDPTANPLDRLQVFVAPESRFTAAGLASALAAGSPPIIVRNHEVERGHFFLDPCNLHPGEAEIVAERLRAVLSAADRPTDAMKAARKDSSGALRWPD; from the coding sequence ATGACGATCTACTCCGCTGACCGCTCCAACACGACAATCCGCGAACGGCTCGGCCTCCGCCCGATCATCAACGTTTCCGGCACGATGACGACGCTCGGCGCCTCGATCATCGTCCCGGAAGCCATACGTGCAATGTCGGACATCGCTTCACAATGGGTGGAGATGGATGATTTGCAGCGCGCTGCCAGCACGATCATCGCGCGCCTCACCGGCGGCGAAGCCGGCTTCATCACCGCTTGCTGCGCCAGCGGCATCACCATGGCGATTGCCGGCACCATGACCGGCACCAACCTTCTCGCCATCGAGCGGCTGCCTGACAACACCGAGAGCCTCAAGTCCGAGGTCATCGTTCAGCTTGGCCATATCGTCAACTACGGCGCACCGATCGACCAGTCGATCCGGCTGGCCGGAGCCAAGACCATACCGGCCGGCACGGTCAGCGTGACGCAGGACTATCACGTGCGCGACGCGATCTGTGAACGCACTGCGGCAGGCCTCTATGTCGTTGCCCATCACACGGTGCAATACGGCATGCTGTCGCTCGAGGAGTTCTGCGAGATCTGCCACGCCAAGGGCGTCCCGGTGATCGTCGACGCCGCCTCGGAATACGATCTGCGCAGCTTTCTCGCACGCGGCGCCGACATCGTCATCTACAGCGGGCACAAATTCCTCTCGGGACCGACAAGCGGCATCGTCACAGGTCGCAAGGATCTGGTGCGGACCGCTTATCTGCAGAACCGTGGCGTCGCACGGGCGATGAAGGTCGGCAAGGAAAGCATCGCCGGCACCATGGCGGCACTCGAGGCATGGGAAAAGCGCGACCATGCCGGCATCCGCCAGCGGGAAGACGTGGCGCTGCATCTTTGGAGAGATACATTGCAGGGCCTGCCCGGCATCGTCGCACACATCATTCCCGATCCGACGGCCAATCCACTCGACCGCCTTCAGGTGTTCGTGGCGCCGGAGAGCAGGTTCACCGCTGCCGGTCTTGCCTCGGCGCTGGCCGCCGGCTCGCCTCCTATCATTGTGCGTAACCACGAGGTCGAGCGCGGCCATTTCTTCCTCGACCCCTGCAATCTTCATCCCGGCGAGGCAGAGATCGTCGCTGAACGCCTGCGGGCCGTGCTGAGCGCGGCTGACCGTCCGACGGATGCCATGAAAGCGGCTCGCAAGGACTCTTCCGGCGCCTTGCGCTGGCCGGATTAG
- a CDS encoding YdcH family protein — MSDQEQADVRLEFSRLKQEHADFDAAINAMIAMGCDPLQIQRMKKKKLFLKDRLMALEDKIIPDIIA; from the coding sequence ATGTCCGACCAGGAACAGGCTGATGTCCGCCTCGAATTTTCCCGCCTGAAGCAGGAGCATGCCGATTTCGACGCGGCCATCAATGCGATGATCGCCATGGGCTGCGATCCCCTGCAGATCCAGCGCATGAAGAAGAAGAAGCTTTTCCTGAAGGACCGGCTGATGGCGCTGGAAGACAAGATCATCCCAGACATCATCGCGTGA
- a CDS encoding amino acid ABC transporter permease, giving the protein MGYALNFNLIWRHFDKLWGGLLLSLELAVISIAIGIVIGLVLAVWYVSAGRVVRGVIAAYVEFIRNVPLILLVYLVFYGLPTVIDVAYSAQTSFVATLSLYSGAYLVEVFRSGLEAVPRGQMDAGKAIGLTPWQRLLHVRLPTMLRITLPALSNTFISLFKDTSVASVISVPELTYGAQWINFNTFRIVEVYLVVTAMYLLTGYALLFALRLVERRFRAAR; this is encoded by the coding sequence ATGGGCTATGCCCTCAATTTCAACCTGATCTGGCGGCATTTCGACAAGCTCTGGGGCGGGCTGCTGCTCAGCCTCGAACTCGCCGTCATCTCGATCGCCATCGGCATCGTCATCGGGCTGGTTCTGGCGGTCTGGTACGTTTCGGCCGGACGCGTGGTCCGGGGCGTCATTGCCGCCTATGTCGAATTCATCCGCAACGTGCCGCTGATCCTGCTCGTCTACCTCGTCTTTTACGGCCTGCCGACCGTAATCGATGTCGCCTACAGCGCCCAGACCTCGTTCGTCGCGACGCTGTCGCTCTACAGCGGCGCCTATCTGGTCGAGGTGTTTCGCTCAGGGCTGGAAGCGGTGCCGCGCGGCCAGATGGACGCCGGCAAGGCGATTGGCCTGACGCCGTGGCAACGGCTGCTGCATGTGCGCCTGCCGACGATGCTGCGCATAACGCTGCCGGCACTTTCCAACACTTTCATATCGCTGTTCAAGGACACGTCCGTTGCGTCGGTCATCTCGGTGCCCGAACTGACCTACGGCGCCCAATGGATCAACTTCAACACCTTCCGCATCGTCGAGGTCTACCTCGTCGTGACGGCGATGTACCTGTTGACCGGCTACGCGCTGCTTTTTGCGCTTCGGCTTGTCGAACGCCGGTTCAGGGCGGCGCGCTAG